From one Macrobrachium nipponense isolate FS-2020 chromosome 37, ASM1510439v2, whole genome shotgun sequence genomic stretch:
- the LOC135209013 gene encoding uncharacterized protein LOC135209013, translated as MGALDDFDKDCVRREIMAFYERGEIPTIEKLLDKVKKPPLNFPGAYMSLLKLVKELGFRYKKVESCRKLLMERNDIVLARNKYLRLIDENRKSDSPRPEIYLDETWVNQNECVDKCWTVPDGIVGPRVKTGKGARFIIVHAGGQYGFVPGGLLFFRSKNGNKGDYHDSMNHTCFLSWFQTQLLVNIPAKSLIVLDNASYHSKILNKAPVSSSRKSDIVSWLSNHNIAHDPSYTKTELLDVVKQHKYLQEYEIDKIARDAGHEVLRLPPYHCDFNPIELIWAQVKNEVKKCNSNPNQTLTNVERITKRAIDRVTAENWKSCMRHAREVEDIYRKRDIARDHLTGKLIINITSDSDESESDDE; from the coding sequence ATGGGAGCCTTAGATGATTTTGATAAGGACTGTGTACGTCGGGAGATAATGGCTTTCTATGAAAGAGGTGAAATTCCAACAATAGAAAAACTGCTGGATAAGGTGAAGAAGCCACCTCTGAATTTCCCTGGTGCTTATATGTCCCTTCTCAAACTTGTTAAGGAACTCGGCTTTCGTTATAAGAAAGTTGAAAGCTGTAGGAAGCTCTTGATGGAAAGGAACGATATTGTTCTTgccagaaataaatatctaaggCTTATTGATGAAAACCGAAAATCCGATTCTCCAAGACCGGAAATATATCTGGATGAGACATGGGTAAATCAAAATGAGTGTGTGGACAAATGTTGGACTGTACCCGATGGAATTGTTGGTCCACGAGTGAAAACGGGTAAAGGAGCTAGATTCATCATAGTGCATGCTGGTGGACAATATGGATTCGTACCAGGAGGATTGCTATTTTTCCGATCGAAAAATGGTAATAAGGGTGATTACCATGATAGTATGAATCATACATGCTTCCTATCATGGTTTCAAACACAGCTACTGGTAAACATTCCCGCTAAGTCGCTCATTGTCTTAGATAATGCTTCATATCAttcaaaaatattgaacaaaGCCCCTGTCAGCAGTTCAAGGAAATCGGATATTGTCTCCTGGTTAAGTAACCACAATATAGCTCATGACCCTTCCTATACCAAAACCGAACTACTAGATGTGGTAAAGCAGCACAAGTACCTCCAAGAGTATGAAATTGACAAAATCGCTAGAGATGCTGGCCATGAGGTACTCAGACTTCCTCCTTATCACTGCGATTTCAACCCGATAGAATTGATTTGggcacaagtaaaaaatgaggttAAGAAATGCAATTCAAATCCCAATCAGACTTTGACAAATGTTGAACGTATAACTAAACGTGCAATAGACAGAGTAACAGCAGAGAACTGGAAGTCATGTATGCGTCATGCAAGAGAAGTGGAGGATATTTATAGGAAAAGGGATATAGCACGTGACCATCTAACGGGGAAATTGATTATAAACATCACCAGTGACAGTGATGAGTCGGAAAGCGatgatgaataa